A region of Drosophila mauritiana strain mau12 chromosome 3L, ASM438214v1, whole genome shotgun sequence DNA encodes the following proteins:
- the LOC117141142 gene encoding titin homolog, translating into MGNQPGKLHTNPQGGRPKKNVHWKSAERPSPPGRPILTPVALSEQQPDVVNLRWDRPLHDGGSPITGYTVEHRRMGSPHWVRATPTPVDRCDVCISGLEPGWRYQFRCFAENIVGRSDASELSDPLTVTLQRNAITVPRFIDELVDTNAVEDERIEFRVRILGEPPPEINWFKDGYEIFSSRRTKIVNDNEASVLVIHQVALTDEGEIKCTATNRAGHVITKARLMVQAPPKIRLPRTYEDGLIVEADEVLRLKVGVAGQPPPAITWLHEGEVIAPGGRFEVSNTEKNSLLKIDNVLREDRGEYMVKAWNRLGEDSTSFLVTVTARPNPPGTPKLNMSFGKSATLSWTAPLDDGGCKIGNYIVEYFRVGWNVWLKAATTRALNTTLHDLIEGSEYKFRVKAENPYGLSEPSGESELLFIPDPKRGITKPKSATRIAGDEKDKPKAGAGGMQVPPRRKTLSPPRPQADASTGMSPKQSPSAKRKPKPQLIDNEQLTHEMSYGTSDHALKMDVRKSPSLSSADLVNKPTIDSSNPKLNLTLVTTTLAPLDKSVPSPKAPRTPATSPLKLFNPKPSGAPKDRSPVQSKPQPLPTPPKEKPDKASPNQKRSLSPPNKRQPPPLRKSPTPPEPIKVTPALLRSAEPVQLGVNQNVRRFSGQALSPARNVPTLALAVASGVSAVIGEKLPTIEISAPPTPQEEEPPVPERSPSPEPTPKSQSNARRFSRSADKHDDVHTSNEFMLVVFDKNSKVKDKARQDSFELDLEDAIQPPPISISAPDLAFLEFTNLHTTFPLRRSVSSTELLYERAMARFYEAVELEQASKSRKTSRDKLTPVPHQTPANLRKRLGSISEAERLSFERRSEMRRQSADVVSISRKWDSRENVNEMGNLTRIHTTGQLPFETRKDLLEPEAEEEHEDGEEEHLTESTADDSEDMDLDYDEDVDVEYPPQKKLQQQSSNDLGSDYTESTASSEQDSIEKFKMELLARTRSPSPRDLETYHPRTMGAGTFTPYRAPTPEQAAVVLNRPVPLPSPDFVPKPILKRSSNEHVEQAVSPLPSSFASQAPTIIVPPTATVATTNPSTLKMDLAKGIKSFFSRDKRSATEKNTEANEEISNPLERTNAAAIAADLEVKRKAKEEEELRRKEEERLMQEEAHAAVDHYSDLVKEVGSSHKYHTPLYLDRDELKRAAAKAAAETDEEDMLTHAEELKKRRATGGSEDLFLAPPVVRERRLSISEREQLVHVRDAASSLAFHRSPEKPESDQEHESPKSQQDEEPEYPTVLVVPPPKSKNKNESETESVMSEMVEARPDARGRTRLVKVKRVIRRRVPSSTRSRDASLTRPAIADVEGSQQTSLVLSAADRDLLQKAATLAILHSEEQAHEKVRSALSYCTDLVLFLVACYVYLFKDARLVLPILGLIIYRQLGEAVRGYVPGWLRRRFTGDGS; encoded by the exons ATGGGAAATCAGCCGGGAAAGCTGCACACGAATCCACAAGGCGGTCGCCCCAAGAAGAATGTCCACTGGAAGTCCGCAG AGCGACCCTCTCCGCCTGGCCGACCCATCCTGACGCCTGTGGCACTGTCGGAGCAGCAACCGGACGTGGTGAACCTGCGCTGGGATCGGCCACTCCACGATGGAGGTTCACCCATCACTGGCTATACGGTGGAGCACCGGCGCATGGGGTCACCCCACTGGGTAAGAGCCACGCCAACTCCCGTGGACCGCTGCGATGTGTGCATCAGTGGACTGGAGCCGGGATGGCGTTACCAGTTTCGTTGCTTTGCCGAGAACATTGTGGGGCGATCCGATGCCAGCGAGCTATCCGATCCGCTGACGGTGACGCTGCAGCGAAATGCCATAACCGTGCCCCGGTTCATCGACGAACTGGTGGACACGAATGCCGTGGAAGACGAGAGAATCGAGTTCCGCGTCCGCATTCTTGGCGAACCGCCGCCGGAGATCAACTGGTTTAAGGACGGCTACGAGATCTTCAGCAGTCGCCGCACCAAGATCGTCAACGACAACGAGGCCAGTGTCCTGGTGATCCACCAAGTGGCGCTGACCGACGAGGGCGAGATAAAATGCACGGCCACCAACCGAGCGGGACATGTGATTACCAAGGCAAGGTTGATGGTGCAGGCTCCTCCCAAGATCCGATTACCCCGCACCTACGAGGATGGACTGATTGTTGAGGCGGATGAAGTGTTGCGCCtcaaagtgggcgtggctggacAGCCACCGCCCGCTATTACGTGGCTCCATGAGGGCGAGGTCATCGCTCCGGGTGGACGCTTTGAG GTCTCCAACACGGAGAAGAACTCGCTACTCAAGATCGACAATGTACTTCGAGAAGATCGCGGCGAGTATATGGTGAAGGCTTGGAATCGATTGGGTGAGGACAGTACCTCCTTTTTGGTTACAGTGACAGCCAGGCCCAATCCACCGGGTACTCCCAAACTGAATATGTCCTTTGGCAAGTCGGCCACTCTTTCCTGGACGGCTCCACTCGACGACGGAGGCTGTAAGATTGGCAACTACATAGTTGAATATTTCCGAGTGGGCTGGAACGTCTGGCTGAAGGCGGCCACCACTCGGGCACTGAACACCACACTTCACGATCTGATAGAGGGTTCCGAGTACAAATTTCGGGTGAAGGCAGAGAATCCATATGGCCTGAGCGAACCGTCGGGCGAATCGGAGCTGCTCTTCATCCCGGATCCAAAGCGGGGAATCACCAAACCGAAATCAGCCACAAGGATAGCCGGAGATGAGAAGGACAAGCCCAAGGCAGGAGCTGGGGGGATGCAGGTGCCACCGCGCAGGAAGACTTTATCTCCTCCACGGCCTCAAGCAGATGCCTCCACGGGCATGTCGCCCAAGCAGTCGCCCAGTGCGAAGCGGAAACCGAAGCCTCAGCTCATAGACAACGAGCAACTGACCCACGAAATGTCCTACGGAACTTCGGATCATGCTCTAAAGATGGACGTGCGCAAAAGTCCTTCGCTAAGTAGCGCCGATTTGGTTAATAAGCCCACGATAGATAGTTCCAATCCAAAGCTTAACCTGACCCTGGTTACCACTACACTGGCACCGCTGGACAAGTCTGTACCATCTCCCAAGGCACCCAGGACACCAGCTACCTCTCCCTTAAAACTCTTCAATCCTAAGCCCTCTGGAGCCCCTAAAGATAGGTCACCAGTGCAGTCAAAACCACAGCCATTGCCCACTCCGCCCAAGGAAAAGCCGGATAAGGCATCACCCAACCAGAAGAGGAGCTTAAGTCCACCCAACAAGAGGCAACCACCGCCTCTTCGCAAGAGTCCCACGCCACCGGAACCTATAAAGGTTACCCCAGCTCTGTTGAGGAGTGCGGAGCCCGTTCAACTGGGAGTCAACCAGAATGTAAGACGATTCTCTGGACAAGCCCTAAGCCCGGCCAGAAATGTGCCTACTCTGGCGTTGGCAGTGGCTTCCGGTGTGTCAGCTGTAATTGGCGAGAAGCTGCCCACTATCGAAATAAGTGCTCCACCAACGCCCCAGGAGGAGGAACCTCCAGTACCAGAGCGCAGTCCGTCTCCAGAACCAACTCCAAAGTCCCAGTCCAACGCAAGGCGCTTCTCCAGGTCAGCCGACAAACACGACGACGTTCACACCAGCAATGAGTTCATGCTGGTCGTCTTCGACAAGAATAGCAAGGTCAAGGATAAGGCCA GACAAGATTCCTTTGAGCTGGACCTGGAGGACGCCATCCAGCCACCACCCATTTCGATTTCTGCGCCGGATCTGGCCTTCCTAGAGTTTACAAACTTGCACACCACCTTCCCACTGCGTCGCTCTGTTAGCTCCACGGAACTCTTGTATGAAAGGGCCATGGCCAGGTTCTACGAGGCAGTGGAACTCGAGCAGGCTTCCAAGTCCCGCAAGACGTCGCGGGACAAACTCACTCCGGTTCCCCACCAAACGCCTGCTAATCTCCGCAAGCGTCTGGGTTCCATATCGGAGGCTGAACGCTTGTCTTTCGAAAGAAGAAGCGAGATGCGTCGTCAATCGGCCGATGTGGTATCCATTTCCCGCAAATGGGACTCCAGGGAGAACGTCAACGAGATGGGTAACCTGACACGTATCCACACCACTGGACAATTGCCCTTTGAGACGCGAAAGGATCTTCTGGAGCCGGAAGCTGAAGAGGAACATGAAGATGGAGAGGAGGAACACTTAACTGAGAGCACGGCTGATGATAGCGAGGATATGGATCTGGATTATGATGAGGATGTGGACGTTGAGTATCCGCCGCAAAagaaactgcagcagcagtccAGCAACGACCTTGGTTCGGATTACACAGAGAGCACTGCATCCTCGGAGCAGGACTCCATCGAGAAGTTCAAGATGGAACTGCTGGCCCGCACCCGATCGCCCAGTCCTCGGGATCTGGAGACCTATCATCCACGTACCATGGGTGCTGGAACCTTTACACCATACAGGGCCCCCACCCCGGAGCAGGCTGCCGTTGTGCTCAACCGACCAGTGCCTCTGCCGAGTCCAGATTTTGTGCCCAAGCCGATCCTTAAGAGATCCTCTAATGAGCATGTGGAGCAAGCTGTTAGTCCCTTGCCGAGTAGTTTTGCCAGCCAAGCACCGACTATCATAGTGCCTCCAACTGCAACTGTAGCAACTACCAATCCAAGCACCCTTAAAATGGACCTGGCTAAGGGTATCAAGTCCTTTTTCAGCCGCGACAAGAGATCAGCCACCGAAAAGAACACAGAGGCCAACGAGGAGATATCCAATCCATTGGAAAGGACCAATGCTGCTGCCATTGCCGCGGACTTGGAAGTCAAGAGAAAAGCTAAGGAAGAGGAAGAACTGCGTCGCAAGGAGGAGGAGCGCCTCATGCAGGAGGAGGCCCATGCAGCAGTGGATCACTACAGCGATTTGGTGAAGGAGGTGGGTAGTTCCCACAAATACCATACGCCTCTATACCTGGACCGGGATGAACTGAAGCGAGCGGCTGCTAAGGCAGCAGCGGAAACCGACGAGGAGGACATGCTCACCCATGCGGAGGAACTGAAGAAGAGACGTGCCACCGGTGGCAGTGAAGACCTGTTTCTGGCTCCTCCAGTGGTCAGGGAGAGACGGCTCTCCATCTCGGAGCGGGAGCAACTTGTCCATGTCCGGGATGCAGCCAGCAGTCTGGCATTCCACCGATCGCCCGAAAAGCCAGAATCTGACCAGGAGCACGAGTCGCCGAAATCACAACAGGATGAGGAACCGGAGTACCCCACTGTGCTGGTGGTGCCGCCACCCAAATCGAAGAACAAGAACGAATCTGAGACTGAGAGCGTCATGAGCGAGATGGTGGAGGCTCGTCCGGATGCCAGGGGCCGGACTCGCTTGGTGAAGGTGAAAAGGGTGATCAGGCGAAGGGTTCCTTCGAGCACTCGATCACGGGACGCCTCACTCACCAGACCTGCGATTGCGGACGTAGAGGGCAGTCAGCAGACATCCTTGGTCCTCTCCGCCGCCGACAGGGACTTGCTGCAGAAAGCAGCCACTCTGGCCATCCTCCATTCTGAGGAGCAGGCGCACGAGAAGGTTCGCTCGGCTCTTAGCTACTGCACGGACCTGGTCCTCTTCCTGGTCGCCTGCTATGTGTACTTGTTCAAGGACGCACGCCTGGTCCTGCCCATTCTGGGCCTCATCATCTACAGGCAGCTGGGCGAGGCTGTGCGGGGTTATGTGCCCGGCTGGCTGCGCCGCAGGTTCACCGGGGATGGTAGCTAG